From one Bacteroides eggerthii genomic stretch:
- a CDS encoding metallophosphoesterase: MHRITLILILFLLLPDMYIYLVYIVKKTRSVIRRSIYWLPTVVLVALYLYYIYMAGENALSRHPQSIGRLAVAVMLFAVPKTVFMLCSLLGILMRGISRFLSFAIFRTPFRNPRFPFVAHRLPYTLLGLILGTITFANILYGAIVGIKRFEVKDVEYHSTNLPKGFDGYRILQLSDIHIGSWQGNPEAIRQLVNLVNEQKADLIVFTGDLVNQQSHELDSFKEILSQLHAPGGVYSVLGNHDYGTYYRWHSRKEEVANLEYLIEQQKDMGWKMLNNDHTIIHHKSDSIALIGVENDGEPPFSQFADFPKAIQGTEGMFRILLSHNPTHWRREVLPDSDIELTLSGHTHAMQMEMLGHSLASLIYPEWSGMYYEGKRALYVNVGIGYVGLPFRFGAWPEITVIKLVCEN; encoded by the coding sequence ATGCACCGAATAACTCTTATACTTATCTTATTCCTGCTTTTACCGGACATGTACATCTACCTGGTGTACATCGTAAAGAAAACACGCAGTGTAATCCGTCGCAGTATATACTGGCTTCCTACTGTTGTACTGGTAGCCCTATATTTGTACTATATCTATATGGCAGGAGAGAATGCTCTTTCCCGACATCCCCAAAGCATCGGCAGGCTGGCTGTAGCTGTAATGCTGTTTGCCGTTCCCAAAACCGTATTTATGCTCTGCTCGCTGCTTGGCATACTGATGCGTGGAATCAGTCGTTTTCTGTCTTTCGCCATTTTCCGTACACCGTTCAGGAATCCCCGATTCCCTTTTGTCGCCCACCGACTTCCATATACTCTTCTCGGGCTGATACTGGGTACAATCACTTTTGCCAATATCCTCTATGGAGCAATAGTCGGCATCAAACGTTTTGAAGTAAAAGATGTAGAGTACCACTCGACTAATCTTCCCAAAGGATTTGACGGTTACCGTATTCTTCAACTATCGGACATACATATAGGCAGCTGGCAAGGAAATCCGGAAGCCATTCGGCAACTGGTCAATTTGGTGAATGAGCAGAAAGCAGACTTGATTGTCTTTACCGGCGACTTGGTCAATCAGCAAAGTCACGAGCTGGACAGTTTCAAAGAAATCCTCTCGCAGCTCCACGCCCCCGGTGGCGTGTATTCCGTTCTCGGCAACCATGATTACGGAACTTATTACCGCTGGCATAGCAGAAAAGAAGAAGTTGCCAATTTAGAATATCTGATAGAGCAACAAAAGGATATGGGCTGGAAGATGCTGAACAACGATCATACTATTATACATCACAAAAGCGACAGCATAGCCCTGATAGGTGTTGAGAACGACGGAGAACCTCCTTTCTCCCAGTTTGCCGATTTTCCCAAAGCCATACAGGGTACGGAAGGGATGTTCCGCATCCTGCTCAGCCACAACCCTACTCATTGGCGGCGCGAAGTTTTGCCGGACTCAGACATTGAGTTGACCCTCTCCGGACATACACATGCGATGCAAATGGAAATGCTCGGACATTCACTGGCCTCCCTCATATATCCGGAGTGGTCGGGCATGTATTATGAAGGCAAGCGTGCATTGTACGTCAATGTCGGTATAGGGTATGTAGGGCTGCCTTTCCGCTTTGGTGCGTGGCCTGAAATCACCGTCATAAAATTAGTCTGCGAGAATTAG
- a CDS encoding DUF4369 domain-containing protein, protein MIKMSVNRILPLLLLLMFLASCTRKYKVEGSSSVTSLDGKMLYLKTLKDGQWVTVDSAEVIHGLFSMRGRVDSVIMATLYMNDEGIMPLVLEDGKIEVSISNTQLTAKGTALNNLLYEFIEKRNALELQIEELDRKEARMVLDGVNLEEVHKELEQEGEALVKEMNGYVKQFIIDNYENVLGPSVFMMMCSTLPYPIMTPQIEDIMRTAPLEFKKNELVKAFLSKAKENMQLIEEHQRVRENASVADTSGK, encoded by the coding sequence ATGATTAAAATGAGTGTAAACCGCATTTTGCCTCTTTTGCTTTTACTTATGTTTCTCGCTTCTTGTACCCGGAAGTATAAGGTGGAAGGCAGTTCTTCGGTAACAAGCCTCGACGGGAAAATGTTATACCTTAAAACCTTGAAGGATGGCCAATGGGTAACTGTTGACTCGGCGGAAGTTATTCATGGACTTTTCTCAATGAGGGGCAGGGTTGATTCTGTGATAATGGCAACTCTTTATATGAATGATGAAGGTATTATGCCACTTGTGCTGGAAGACGGTAAGATTGAAGTTTCCATTTCCAACACGCAATTGACTGCCAAAGGTACGGCTCTCAATAACCTGTTGTATGAATTCATCGAAAAGAGAAATGCACTGGAACTGCAGATAGAAGAACTTGACCGTAAAGAGGCGCGTATGGTGCTGGACGGAGTCAATCTGGAAGAGGTTCATAAAGAACTGGAACAAGAGGGTGAGGCTCTTGTAAAGGAGATGAACGGTTATGTCAAACAGTTCATCATTGATAATTATGAGAATGTGTTGGGACCGAGTGTCTTTATGATGATGTGCAGCACGTTGCCGTATCCTATCATGACTCCGCAGATAGAGGATATCATGAGAACTGCTCCTTTGGAATTCAAGAAAAACGAATTGGTGAAGGCGTTCCTTTCAAAGGCTAAAGAGAACATGCAGTTGATTGAAGAGCATCAGCGTGTAAGGGAAAATGCTTCAGTAGCGGATACTTCCGGTAAATAA
- a CDS encoding DUF3575 domain-containing protein has translation MESMKKSLCIIFLFIGISLSAQDIAIKTNLLYDISTTINLGAEFRLAPKWTLDLSANYNPFTFSDSKKWKHWMAQPEVRYWLCESFNGHFFGLHLLGGQFNVGNVDFPLGIYPSTKGYRYEGYYYGAGLAYGYQWLLGKRWSIEAGIGVGYVQNHYDKYDCPKCGEWKEKNDKGYFSVTKAAVSLIYTIK, from the coding sequence ATGGAGAGCATGAAAAAGAGCCTTTGCATTATTTTCCTGTTTATCGGCATCTCTTTGTCAGCGCAGGACATAGCCATCAAGACAAACCTGCTGTATGACATCAGTACGACTATCAACCTCGGTGCCGAATTCCGTCTGGCTCCTAAATGGACGCTGGATCTTTCTGCGAACTATAATCCTTTTACTTTCTCGGACAGTAAGAAGTGGAAGCACTGGATGGCACAGCCTGAGGTGCGATACTGGCTGTGTGAGTCATTCAACGGCCATTTCTTCGGTCTGCACCTGCTCGGCGGGCAGTTCAACGTAGGCAACGTGGACTTCCCGTTGGGCATTTACCCCTCTACCAAGGGATACCGTTACGAGGGATATTATTACGGAGCCGGCCTGGCCTATGGCTACCAATGGTTGCTGGGTAAACGCTGGAGTATTGAAGCCGGCATCGGCGTGGGGTATGTTCAGAACCATTACGACAAGTATGACTGCCCCAAGTGCGGTGAGTGGAAGGAGAAGAACGACAAAGGATACTTCAGTGTCACCAAAGCTGCTGTATCGCTGATATATACCATTAAATAA
- a CDS encoding DUF3868 domain-containing protein — MRKEHIYSKLICGALLLFGICVPVCAQTGHLSGVRVINDEIKKKGREIHVDFVLDVTDMHVKRQESVRLYPVVVAKEGDKSLDLPSVVLDGRVRDKVHRREKALNGFTKTDGAKTVLRRKNGESQQVEYSVVIPYEPWLGAARLVLREQTTGCAECDKGTEETPVKSTFLQLFQPKYTVAFVPPLKEAVKMRDEVKVARLNFRQDSHKIDPKFQNNRQELDSVRHSIAMVKDNGDLTITGIYVTGYASPEGRADYNEKLSRRRAEAFTQYVQRETEVDTRFWHVAWRGEDWEGLRMELDKFPNLLKQKEVIAVVESCKGNLDDCEQRFRDEFPPEVYQRLLNEVYPPLRRNEYRIEYKVRNFNLEEARKQIYSNPRLLSVEEMYQVAESYGVDTPEYGKVLLIAARTYPDNIPAVVNAARYELGQGHMKEAVNLLLPLEGKGNVRVLNCLGVAYANEKQYEKARTVLQRAAATGDAEARENLRNVEGVIADL, encoded by the coding sequence ATGAGAAAAGAACATATATATAGTAAATTGATATGTGGTGCATTGCTTTTGTTCGGAATATGTGTTCCTGTTTGTGCACAGACCGGACATCTTTCGGGGGTGCGCGTAATCAATGATGAGATAAAAAAGAAAGGCCGTGAAATTCACGTGGATTTTGTACTTGATGTGACGGACATGCACGTGAAGCGTCAGGAAAGTGTGCGTCTCTATCCGGTAGTAGTGGCAAAAGAGGGGGATAAAAGTCTGGATCTTCCTTCTGTGGTGCTGGACGGTCGTGTTCGTGACAAGGTGCACCGTCGTGAAAAGGCGCTGAATGGCTTTACCAAGACCGATGGCGCAAAGACTGTGCTGCGTCGTAAGAACGGTGAATCTCAGCAGGTGGAGTACAGTGTGGTGATACCTTACGAGCCTTGGCTCGGCGCTGCCCGGTTGGTACTTCGTGAACAGACCACCGGTTGTGCGGAGTGTGATAAGGGTACGGAAGAGACTCCTGTGAAGAGTACTTTTCTGCAGCTATTTCAGCCTAAATATACAGTGGCTTTTGTCCCGCCTTTGAAAGAGGCTGTAAAGATGCGCGACGAGGTGAAAGTGGCACGTTTGAATTTCCGCCAGGACAGCCATAAGATTGACCCGAAATTCCAGAACAACCGTCAGGAGCTTGACAGTGTCCGTCACTCCATCGCTATGGTAAAAGATAACGGCGACCTCACGATTACGGGTATATATGTTACCGGTTACGCTTCTCCTGAAGGGCGTGCGGATTATAACGAAAAACTGTCCCGACGTCGTGCCGAAGCTTTTACGCAATATGTGCAGAGGGAAACCGAAGTGGACACACGCTTTTGGCATGTGGCATGGCGTGGTGAGGATTGGGAAGGTCTCCGTATGGAACTGGATAAGTTTCCCAACCTGTTGAAGCAGAAAGAGGTGATTGCGGTAGTTGAATCTTGCAAGGGCAATTTGGATGACTGTGAGCAGCGTTTCAGGGATGAGTTCCCTCCCGAGGTGTACCAACGCCTGCTGAATGAAGTCTATCCTCCGCTGCGCCGTAATGAGTACCGCATAGAGTATAAGGTGCGTAATTTCAATTTAGAAGAAGCCCGGAAGCAGATATATTCCAATCCCCGTTTGCTGAGTGTGGAGGAGATGTATCAGGTGGCGGAGTCTTATGGAGTGGATACTCCGGAGTATGGCAAGGTTTTACTGATAGCTGCCCGTACCTATCCGGACAATATTCCGGCTGTTGTAAACGCTGCCCGTTACGAACTTGGACAGGGACACATGAAAGAAGCTGTGAATTTGTTGCTGCCCTTGGAAGGGAAGGGTAATGTACGTGTGCTGAACTGTCTGGGCGTAGCTTATGCCAATGAGAAACAGTATGAGAAGGCACGTACGGTTCTTCAGCGTGCTGCCGCTACGGGTGATGCGGAAGCCAGGGAAAACTTGCGCAATGTGGAAGGGGTGATTGCTGACTTATAA
- a CDS encoding tyrosine-type recombinase/integrase yields MNKTNFFGYMASVVSYLEEEQRHGTAHVYRSVLRRVIEFEGLDVLEFNDLTPLWLRSFQEYLLSRQLHWNTISTYMRMLRATYFRAVDDGLAPYRPRLFKGVYTGTKVTVKRAVDEDVFRKLSTPLADERLESTRLLFLLLFMLRGMPFVDVAYLRHCDFHNNVIVYRRKKTGAWLTVRVEGKALEIIRSLRNSDENSPYLFPLIHNPGKDEYRQYQNALRGFNYRLKKLKDHINGVTGLTSYTARHSWATIANYRDYQPELISNAMGHSSVKVTETYFMKHTVERINEMNKGIISYIFTK; encoded by the coding sequence ATGAATAAAACAAATTTTTTTGGCTATATGGCCTCTGTTGTTTCCTACTTAGAAGAGGAACAGCGTCATGGTACCGCTCATGTGTACCGTAGTGTATTAAGACGGGTTATTGAATTTGAAGGATTGGATGTACTTGAATTCAATGACCTGACTCCTCTTTGGCTCCGGTCTTTCCAGGAGTATCTGTTGAGCCGCCAACTTCATTGGAATACTATTTCTACTTATATGAGGATGTTGCGTGCTACCTATTTTCGTGCCGTCGATGACGGGCTCGCACCTTATCGCCCCAGACTTTTCAAGGGAGTGTATACGGGTACGAAAGTTACAGTGAAGCGTGCGGTGGATGAAGATGTATTCCGTAAGCTCAGCACCCCTCTAGCAGATGAGAGACTGGAATCGACACGTCTCCTGTTTTTACTGCTTTTCATGCTTCGCGGAATGCCTTTTGTGGATGTTGCATATCTGAGACATTGTGACTTTCACAATAATGTCATCGTATATCGCCGTAAGAAGACAGGCGCATGGCTCACCGTACGTGTGGAGGGTAAAGCTCTGGAGATTATACGTAGCCTCAGGAATTCTGATGAGAATTCCCCCTATCTGTTCCCTCTTATTCACAATCCGGGAAAGGATGAATACCGGCAATACCAGAATGCACTGCGTGGTTTTAATTACCGTTTGAAGAAGTTGAAGGATCACATAAACGGTGTGACCGGATTGACCAGTTATACGGCCCGCCACAGCTGGGCCACTATTGCCAATTATAGGGACTATCAGCCTGAACTTATTAGCAATGCCATGGGACATTCATCAGTGAAAGTAACAGAAACATACTTTATGAAACATACAGTTGAAAGAATAAACGAGATGAATAAAGGTATAATATCTTATATATTCACAAAGTAA
- a CDS encoding vitamin B12 dependent-methionine synthase activation domain-containing protein — MPTINYKIHEVSPYINWIYFFHAWGFQPRFAAIANIHGCDSCRAMWLASFPQEDRAKAAEAMQLFKEANRILNRLDEDITVQCIYRLCHTNAEDDNLIIEGTLFPLLRQQTPNPDGSPFLCLSDFIRPLSSGIADTIGLFASSISPEVEEYYKDDPYKHLLVQTLSDRLAEAATEKMHEYVRKVAWGYAPDESFSIPDLLVEKYQGIRPAVGYPSLPDQSVNFILNELLDMEQIGITLTENGAMHPHASVCGLMLSHPRSRYFAVGKIDEDQLEDYARRRGRPIDEMRKFLAANLR; from the coding sequence TTGCCAACTATCAATTATAAAATCCACGAGGTAAGTCCCTACATCAACTGGATCTATTTTTTCCATGCATGGGGCTTCCAACCCAGGTTTGCGGCAATTGCCAATATCCATGGCTGTGATTCCTGTCGTGCCATGTGGCTCGCATCTTTTCCTCAAGAAGACCGCGCCAAAGCAGCTGAAGCCATGCAGTTGTTTAAGGAAGCAAATAGAATTCTTAACCGATTGGATGAGGATATTACGGTTCAATGTATCTATAGATTGTGCCATACTAATGCAGAAGATGATAACCTCATCATTGAAGGTACGTTGTTTCCCTTACTCCGCCAGCAGACCCCCAATCCGGACGGAAGCCCGTTCCTCTGCTTGAGTGACTTTATACGCCCTCTTTCATCCGGCATAGCAGATACCATAGGTCTGTTCGCATCTTCTATCAGTCCAGAGGTTGAAGAATATTATAAGGATGACCCCTATAAACATCTCCTTGTACAAACCCTATCGGACCGCCTTGCCGAAGCAGCAACGGAGAAAATGCATGAATACGTACGTAAGGTAGCTTGGGGCTATGCTCCCGATGAATCGTTTTCCATCCCAGACTTATTGGTTGAGAAATATCAGGGTATCCGTCCTGCAGTGGGCTACCCCTCCCTGCCCGACCAGTCTGTGAATTTTATATTGAACGAACTGCTGGACATGGAACAAATAGGCATCACACTAACCGAAAATGGAGCCATGCATCCGCATGCCTCCGTCTGCGGTCTTATGCTGTCACATCCCCGGTCACGTTATTTTGCCGTAGGAAAGATTGATGAAGACCAATTGGAAGATTATGCCCGCCGACGTGGCAGACCGATTGACGAAATGCGAAAATTTCTGGCTGCAAACCTGAGATAA
- a CDS encoding RNA polymerase sigma factor, translating to MENIEQEFLSVIREYERVIYKVCYLYTTPNATLSDLYQEVVLNIWKAFPKFRRECKISTWIYRIALNTCISFIRKEKNIPEIVTLTQEADRSEEDDETQAMLRQLYRMINRLGQLEKSIILLYLEEKSYEEIAEITGLTITNVATKLNRIKDKLKKMNKEE from the coding sequence ATGGAAAATATAGAACAAGAGTTTCTGTCCGTTATACGGGAATATGAGCGCGTCATCTATAAGGTGTGCTACCTGTACACTACTCCGAACGCGACTCTTAGTGACCTGTATCAGGAAGTGGTGCTCAATATATGGAAAGCATTTCCAAAGTTCAGACGAGAATGTAAGATCTCTACGTGGATTTACCGTATTGCTTTAAATACCTGCATCAGTTTCATACGGAAAGAAAAAAACATCCCTGAGATTGTAACCCTCACCCAAGAAGCCGACCGCAGTGAAGAGGATGATGAAACGCAAGCCATGCTACGGCAACTCTACCGGATGATAAACCGGTTAGGGCAATTGGAAAAATCCATTATACTGCTTTACCTGGAAGAAAAAAGCTATGAGGAAATTGCCGAAATCACCGGACTGACTATTACCAACGTCGCCACTAAACTCAACCGCATTAAAGACAAACTGAAAAAGATGAACAAGGAGGAATAA
- a CDS encoding lysophospholipid acyltransferase family protein has protein sequence MKILYNIYQICFALPILLVLTILTALVTIIGSLLGGAHIWGYYPGKIWSQLICYLLLIPVKINGREKLHKRTSYVFVPNHQGSFDIFLIYGFLGRNFKWMMKKSLRKIPFVGKACESAGHIFVDRSSPKKVLATMRQAEASLKDGVSLVVFPEGARTFTGHMGYFKRGAFQLADELQLAVVPVTIDGSFEILPRTGKWIHRHRMVLTIHEPIAPKGQGAENIKATMTEAYAAVESSLPEKFKGMVKNEDQDR, from the coding sequence ATGAAAATACTCTATAATATTTATCAGATTTGCTTTGCATTGCCTATATTATTGGTGCTGACAATTCTCACCGCACTGGTCACTATTATCGGTTCGTTATTGGGCGGCGCCCACATCTGGGGATATTATCCGGGGAAAATATGGTCACAATTGATTTGTTATCTTCTACTTATTCCGGTAAAAATAAACGGGCGGGAGAAATTGCATAAACGCACTTCCTACGTATTTGTTCCCAATCATCAAGGCTCATTCGACATTTTCCTGATTTACGGCTTTTTAGGGCGGAACTTCAAATGGATGATGAAGAAAAGCCTTCGGAAAATTCCATTCGTGGGCAAAGCATGCGAAAGTGCCGGACACATCTTCGTAGACCGTTCCAGTCCGAAAAAAGTACTGGCAACGATGCGCCAGGCGGAAGCCTCTTTGAAAGACGGGGTATCGTTAGTGGTATTCCCCGAGGGGGCACGTACATTCACCGGGCACATGGGCTATTTCAAAAGAGGAGCCTTTCAGTTGGCAGACGAACTTCAGTTGGCAGTAGTGCCTGTTACAATCGACGGTTCGTTCGAGATACTGCCCCGGACCGGCAAGTGGATACACCGCCACCGCATGGTACTGACTATTCATGAACCGATTGCCCCCAAAGGGCAAGGGGCAGAGAATATTAAGGCCACTATGACAGAAGCTTATGCAGCCGTAGAAAGCAGCCTCCCGGAGAAATTTAAGGGAATGGTTAAAAACGAAGATCAAGACCGTTAA
- a CDS encoding polyprenol monophosphomannose synthase, with translation MNMQKSDSIVIIPTYNERENIENIIRAVFALEYGFHILIIEDGSPDGTAGIVKELQQEFPDRLFMVERQGKLGLGTAYIAGFKWALQRDYEYIFEMDADFSHNPKDLPRLHRACAEEGADVAIGSRYVSGVNVVNWPMGRVLMSYFASKYVRIITGLPIHDTTAGFVCYRRKVLQTINLDCIRFKGYAFQIEMKFTAYKCGANVKEVPVIFINRELGTSKMNSSIFGEAVFGVIRLKWDSWFHKYPNLKD, from the coding sequence ATGAATATGCAGAAATCAGACAGCATTGTCATCATCCCCACTTACAACGAACGGGAAAACATCGAGAATATCATCCGCGCCGTTTTTGCTCTGGAATACGGGTTTCACATACTTATTATCGAAGATGGTTCACCCGACGGAACAGCCGGTATTGTAAAAGAATTACAACAGGAATTCCCCGACCGCCTATTTATGGTGGAACGTCAAGGAAAACTTGGGTTAGGCACAGCCTATATAGCAGGTTTCAAATGGGCGTTACAACGCGACTACGAATATATATTCGAAATGGATGCCGATTTCAGCCATAACCCCAAAGATCTTCCCCGACTCCACCGGGCCTGTGCCGAGGAAGGGGCAGATGTGGCTATCGGTTCACGTTACGTCAGCGGTGTGAATGTCGTGAACTGGCCTATGGGACGCGTTCTGATGTCTTATTTCGCTTCCAAATACGTACGGATCATAACAGGACTGCCTATCCACGATACGACTGCCGGCTTTGTTTGCTACCGTCGCAAGGTGCTGCAAACAATCAACTTAGACTGTATCCGCTTCAAGGGTTATGCTTTTCAGATTGAAATGAAGTTCACCGCCTACAAATGCGGAGCCAACGTAAAGGAAGTGCCGGTTATCTTCATCAACCGCGAACTGGGAACATCCAAAATGAACAGTAGCATTTTCGGAGAAGCTGTCTTCGGAGTTATCCGATTGAAATGGGACAGTTGGTTTCATAAATATCCCAACTTAAAAGACTAA
- a CDS encoding dihydroorotase, translated as MKRTLIHNATIVNEGQSTQGSVVIENGRIAEVLTNWKPLSAPCEEVIDATGCYLLPGIIDDHVHFRDPGLTHKADILTESSAAAAGGVTSIMDMPNTNPLTVTLDALNSKFDLLNEKCIVNHSCYFGATNDNYTEFDKLDKSRVCGIKLFMGSSTGNMLVDKMNSLLKIFNGTDMLIAAHCEDQEIIKANIEIYKKKYKGTDDIPVNAHPGIRSVSACYASSELAIRLARIAGARLHILHVSTSKELKLFSSEPLEDKNITSEACVAHLLYTLSHYNSLGARIKCNPAIKRKTDREALRAAVNSGLIDVIATDHAPHLLSEKEGGALKAMSGMPMIQFSLVSMLGLVDEGIFSLETIVQKMCHAPAQIYGICRRGYIREGYQADLVLVRPNSPWEVTSDKILSKCGWSPLEGHTFNWKVEKTFANGHLIYNGDTVDGTYRGEELRFDYRSSKA; from the coding sequence ATGAAAAGAACGCTGATACATAACGCTACGATTGTCAATGAAGGACAATCCACTCAAGGTTCAGTAGTTATAGAAAACGGACGTATTGCCGAGGTGCTTACCAACTGGAAACCGCTTTCCGCACCTTGCGAAGAAGTAATTGATGCAACCGGCTGCTACCTGCTACCCGGCATCATTGACGATCACGTGCATTTTCGTGATCCGGGGCTTACCCATAAGGCAGATATCCTGACAGAAAGCTCCGCAGCAGCTGCCGGTGGCGTAACCTCCATAATGGATATGCCGAACACCAATCCTTTGACCGTCACTCTGGATGCCCTGAATAGTAAATTCGACTTACTGAATGAGAAATGTATTGTCAATCACTCTTGCTATTTCGGAGCGACTAATGACAACTATACGGAATTCGACAAGCTGGACAAGAGCCGCGTATGCGGTATCAAGCTGTTTATGGGTTCCAGTACCGGTAATATGCTGGTAGACAAAATGAACAGTCTTCTGAAAATCTTCAATGGCACAGACATGCTGATAGCCGCCCATTGCGAAGACCAGGAAATCATAAAAGCCAATATCGAGATATACAAGAAAAAATACAAGGGAACGGACGACATCCCCGTCAATGCCCACCCCGGTATACGTTCTGTTTCCGCCTGCTATGCCTCTTCCGAATTGGCCATCCGTCTGGCAAGAATTGCCGGAGCACGACTGCATATTCTGCATGTATCTACCTCCAAAGAACTGAAACTCTTCAGTAGCGAACCTTTGGAAGATAAGAATATTACATCCGAAGCATGCGTAGCGCATCTACTCTATACGCTATCCCATTATAACAGCCTGGGTGCACGCATAAAATGCAACCCTGCCATTAAGAGAAAAACTGATCGGGAAGCTCTACGAGCAGCCGTCAATTCCGGCCTGATTGATGTGATAGCCACCGACCATGCTCCCCACTTATTGAGTGAAAAAGAAGGAGGAGCGCTGAAAGCCATGTCCGGTATGCCTATGATACAGTTTTCTCTCGTAAGCATGTTGGGACTGGTGGACGAAGGAATCTTTTCACTGGAGACTATTGTGCAGAAAATGTGCCATGCACCTGCCCAAATATACGGTATCTGCCGACGCGGATATATCCGAGAAGGTTATCAGGCAGATTTAGTGCTGGTACGCCCCAATTCTCCCTGGGAAGTTACTTCAGACAAGATCTTGAGCAAATGCGGCTGGAGCCCCTTAGAAGGACATACGTTCAACTGGAAAGTAGAAAAGACATTTGCCAACGGACATCTTATCTACAATGGCGATACGGTGGACGGGACTTATCGCGGTGAAGAGTTGAGATTCGATTACCGGTCATCCAAAGCGTAA
- a CDS encoding FimB/Mfa2 family fimbrial subunit: MKYTKYILSLMFLASLNGCIKEDMSDCPGNCTLKFSYVGDGTTQIFQDKIHKVDMYVFDSDGMLLSSHPISEADVKKQSTELNLPVGDYQIVTVGNTYNTEVSGEQNLATAQFCDEDCIHGERIAGNDSLYYAYKEISIPGDAKQTEEKMDFASSHYKVHVEVIGVASEELTTRAPVWPTLSMSGLSSMTNFSNNACGSIVTYYPETENNAEKHTMLARFNIMRHTDHENVNLDLTDANGKNMAHINLADFLAANPVIDLTKHEALIPIRIEFKSIGAVITVPDWYIVDVKPEF; this comes from the coding sequence ATGAAATATACAAAATACATACTATCCTTGATGTTTTTAGCTTCGCTCAACGGGTGCATCAAAGAAGATATGAGTGACTGTCCGGGCAATTGCACGCTGAAATTCAGTTATGTCGGAGATGGTACGACTCAAATTTTTCAAGATAAGATTCATAAAGTGGACATGTATGTTTTCGACAGTGACGGTATGTTACTGTCCTCTCATCCGATAAGCGAAGCAGATGTGAAAAAACAATCCACAGAGTTGAATTTGCCTGTGGGAGACTATCAGATTGTAACTGTGGGAAACACTTATAATACAGAAGTAAGCGGAGAACAAAATCTGGCAACTGCCCAATTTTGTGATGAAGACTGCATTCATGGCGAACGGATTGCGGGAAATGATTCTCTATATTATGCTTACAAGGAAATCAGCATCCCCGGTGATGCAAAACAGACAGAAGAAAAAATGGATTTTGCCAGTTCGCATTACAAAGTCCATGTAGAGGTGATAGGAGTCGCTTCCGAAGAACTTACCACACGTGCTCCGGTATGGCCTACACTGAGCATGAGCGGGCTGTCTTCCATGACAAACTTCAGCAACAATGCCTGTGGCAGCATTGTTACTTATTATCCGGAAACTGAAAATAATGCGGAAAAGCATACCATGCTGGCACGCTTTAATATAATGAGACATACCGACCATGAGAATGTGAATCTGGATCTCACCGATGCCAACGGCAAAAATATGGCTCATATAAACTTGGCCGATTTCTTGGCTGCCAATCCTGTGATAGACCTGACTAAACATGAAGCGCTGATACCTATCCGTATTGAGTTCAAATCCATAGGTGCGGTGATAACCGTTCCCGACTGGTATATAGTAGATGTGAAACCCGAATTTTAA